A stretch of the Deltaproteobacteria bacterium genome encodes the following:
- a CDS encoding Tm-1-like ATP-binding domain-containing protein produces the protein MNQTPAVAVVGTFDSKGEEHRFLKRRIEKREVPAITIHVGTRRPSPFPVDYDLYQQVIQKGGAGMTDRDRAIDAVITEARRLISDLYQKGDICGMISAGGGTGTHISASIMQVLPLGVPKVMVSTVASRDMKPVVGTKDITMMHSVADLLGINSITGKILDRAAGAISGMVLKQWKQTEDKKRVALTMFGFITKAAEAVKASLEGMGYEVVAFHANGTGGMAMEELAAEGYFHGILDLATHELADELMHGYCSGIGPARLEPVAGRHIPRLVVPGGLDCAVLEFTRNTIPEKLRDRSIFFYDFRSAVRLSLDETRFIARQLAEKLNQDISGIEVLVPTRGWSEADGQGNPLHDPAAQDAFMKTLRQVINPRVPIKEVDLHINDPSFAAIASGTMDQMIREIDQGPGRPIPGSGFETHMSQR, from the coding sequence GTGAACCAGACCCCAGCCGTCGCCGTTGTGGGAACCTTCGACTCCAAGGGAGAAGAGCACCGGTTTTTGAAAAGGCGCATCGAAAAAAGAGAGGTCCCCGCCATCACCATCCATGTGGGCACCAGACGTCCTTCCCCTTTCCCTGTAGACTATGATCTGTACCAGCAGGTCATCCAGAAAGGCGGGGCAGGGATGACAGACCGGGACCGGGCCATAGACGCGGTCATTACAGAGGCCAGGAGGCTCATCAGCGACCTCTATCAAAAGGGTGATATATGCGGCATGATCTCAGCAGGGGGCGGCACCGGAACCCATATCAGCGCCAGCATTATGCAGGTACTTCCATTGGGAGTCCCCAAGGTCATGGTCTCCACGGTGGCGTCCAGGGACATGAAACCGGTGGTGGGAACCAAGGATATCACCATGATGCACAGCGTGGCGGATCTCCTCGGAATTAACAGCATTACAGGCAAAATCCTCGACCGGGCCGCTGGGGCGATTTCGGGGATGGTTTTGAAGCAATGGAAACAGACGGAAGATAAAAAGCGGGTGGCCCTCACCATGTTTGGATTTATCACCAAGGCGGCCGAGGCCGTCAAGGCCTCCCTGGAGGGGATGGGCTACGAAGTCGTCGCCTTCCATGCCAACGGCACCGGCGGGATGGCCATGGAAGAGCTGGCAGCCGAAGGATATTTTCACGGCATCCTGGATCTGGCAACCCACGAACTGGCCGATGAATTGATGCACGGTTATTGCAGTGGGATCGGGCCCGCAAGGCTGGAACCGGTCGCCGGTCGTCATATTCCCCGCCTGGTGGTCCCGGGGGGCCTCGATTGTGCGGTGCTCGAATTCACCCGTAATACGATCCCTGAAAAGCTCAGAGATCGAAGCATATTTTTCTACGATTTCAGGTCCGCGGTCCGGTTGAGTCTTGACGAAACCCGGTTTATCGCCAGGCAACTGGCCGAAAAGCTGAATCAGGACATCTCAGGCATTGAGGTGCTGGTCCCCACGAGAGGATGGTCCGAGGCGGATGGACAGGGAAACCCACTCCATGATCCGGCAGCCCAGGATGCCTTCATGAAAACATTACGACAGGTTATAAACCCCCGGGTGCCCATCAAGGAAGTGGACCTCCATATCAATGACCCCTCCTTTGCAGCCATCGCCTCAGGGACCATGGATCAAATGATCCGTGAGATCGACCAGGGTCCCGGTCGCCCTATTCCCGGCTCCGGATTTGAAACACATATGTCCCAAAGGTAA
- a CDS encoding AMP-binding protein: MTAANETVISAFHRACDTYPDRIALIYLGERFSYRRLRELIDRFAAALYDLGVHDNDKVMIYLPNCPQFLIGYFGAQLIGAVPVPVSPIYTPHEIRYLINDAGAETVLCQDTNFRYIQEVFPDTCLRRVIITNYVDLLPLYKRAFGFLFDKVPNGVIQKGENIFSFKRLIRKYPPRPPKHDIHPAEHLSYILYTGGTTGFPKGCIATHTGMVSFVNEIREVGEGHILDGREVFIMVNPLFHQLAQGIILGMVLTRGNTAVLMPIPQVDAILNAIERHRGTLFLGAPTLYRMILENDRLDLFDLSSLKYCWSGGDVLPMEVLHRWRERFHVPIYQAYGSTEVGFTAMSPLDREPVPGSVGLPFPSRKTMIVDPATLEPVPPGDSGELLVTSEFISKAYWNKPDETAAAYVEIDGAIWYRMNDYVRVDSDGQIFYVDRSADVIKYKGYRVSCSEIEAILQDHPAVIGACVVGVPDSKVGERIKCIVVLKEDVRGVSGGELQRWCRDRLAAYKVPQYIEFRDMLPKSKVGKLLRREIRDEERRRIEKEKDVSDS, from the coding sequence ATGACAGCAGCCAATGAAACGGTCATTTCCGCATTTCACAGGGCGTGCGATACCTACCCTGACAGGATCGCCCTCATTTATCTCGGGGAGAGGTTCTCGTATCGCAGGCTGCGGGAACTCATCGACCGGTTTGCCGCTGCGTTGTACGATCTGGGGGTCCACGACAATGACAAGGTGATGATCTATCTCCCCAACTGCCCGCAGTTTCTCATCGGGTATTTCGGGGCCCAGCTGATCGGGGCCGTACCGGTCCCGGTCTCCCCCATCTACACCCCGCACGAAATACGGTACCTCATTAATGACGCCGGGGCCGAGACCGTCCTCTGCCAGGACACCAACTTCCGGTACATTCAGGAGGTCTTCCCCGACACCTGTCTCAGGCGTGTCATCATCACCAATTACGTGGATCTCCTCCCTCTCTATAAGCGGGCCTTCGGCTTTTTGTTCGACAAGGTGCCCAACGGCGTCATTCAAAAGGGGGAGAACATCTTTTCCTTCAAACGGCTTATCCGCAAATATCCTCCACGCCCGCCGAAACACGACATCCATCCGGCCGAACATCTCAGCTACATCCTTTACACCGGCGGGACCACCGGTTTTCCCAAGGGGTGCATCGCCACGCACACGGGCATGGTATCTTTTGTCAATGAGATCCGAGAGGTGGGAGAGGGACACATCCTGGACGGCAGGGAGGTCTTCATCATGGTGAACCCTCTCTTTCACCAGTTGGCCCAAGGCATCATTCTGGGCATGGTACTGACCCGCGGGAATACCGCCGTGCTCATGCCGATCCCTCAGGTGGATGCCATTTTAAATGCCATCGAGAGACATAGAGGGACCCTTTTTCTGGGGGCGCCGACCCTCTACCGGATGATACTGGAAAACGACAGGCTGGATCTGTTTGATTTGAGTTCGCTCAAGTACTGCTGGAGCGGCGGGGATGTCCTCCCGATGGAAGTGCTTCACCGATGGAGAGAGCGGTTCCATGTGCCTATTTATCAGGCCTACGGCTCCACAGAGGTGGGGTTCACGGCCATGAGCCCCTTGGACAGGGAACCGGTTCCGGGGAGTGTAGGGCTGCCGTTCCCCTCCAGAAAGACCATGATCGTGGATCCGGCAACTTTGGAACCGGTCCCTCCGGGGGACTCCGGAGAACTCCTGGTGACCTCGGAATTCATATCCAAGGCATACTGGAACAAACCCGATGAGACCGCGGCCGCATACGTGGAGATCGACGGCGCCATCTGGTATCGGATGAATGACTATGTCCGGGTGGACAGCGACGGGCAGATTTTCTATGTGGACAGGAGCGCAGATGTCATCAAGTACAAGGGGTACCGGGTTTCCTGTTCCGAAATCGAGGCCATCCTTCAGGATCATCCGGCCGTTATCGGTGCGTGTGTGGTGGGCGTCCCGGATTCGAAGGTGGGTGAGCGGATCAAATGTATTGTGGTGTTGAAGGAAGACGTGAGAGGGGTCAGCGGGGGCGAACTTCAACGATGGTGCAGGGACAGACTGGCCGCTTATAAGGTACCTCAGTACATCGAATTCAGAGACATGCTCCCCAAATCCAAGGTGGGAAAACTCCTGAGAAGAGAAATAAGGGACGAAGAAAGGCGCAGGATCGAGAAGGAGAAAGACGTTTCGGATAGTTAG
- a CDS encoding lipid-binding SYLF domain-containing protein, giving the protein MKALCRISIVLMIVLLTGLLVLGGGRPAVAEDANDAKQLVEKATMTLEGFETAETMDAFRDLIKKAEGVFIAPQVLKGAFIVGASGGTGVFMARDRNTQKWNGPAFYTIGEASFGLQIGGTASEVVLLAMTDRGVKAFMSSSVKLGADVGVAVGPVGMGAAAATANLSADILSFSRSKGLFGGVSVDGAVVAVRPSLNEAYYGKKMDVTDILVKPAAESKAAAGLIRALNKAVAK; this is encoded by the coding sequence ATGAAAGCGCTATGTAGAATTTCGATTGTCCTGATGATTGTGTTGTTGACGGGTCTGCTTGTCCTGGGGGGAGGCCGGCCGGCCGTGGCCGAGGATGCGAACGACGCGAAGCAGTTGGTTGAAAAGGCCACCATGACGCTTGAAGGCTTTGAAACAGCAGAGACAATGGATGCATTTCGTGATCTGATCAAGAAAGCGGAGGGCGTTTTCATCGCCCCACAGGTCCTGAAAGGCGCCTTCATTGTGGGGGCATCCGGTGGGACCGGGGTGTTTATGGCCCGGGATAGAAATACCCAGAAATGGAACGGTCCAGCCTTCTACACCATCGGTGAGGCAAGTTTCGGCCTTCAAATCGGTGGAACCGCCTCTGAAGTGGTTCTGCTGGCCATGACCGACCGGGGGGTTAAGGCTTTTATGTCCAGTAGTGTTAAATTGGGTGCCGATGTCGGGGTCGCCGTGGGCCCGGTCGGGATGGGCGCAGCGGCAGCCACCGCCAACCTTAGTGCGGATATCCTGAGCTTTTCACGCTCTAAAGGCTTGTTTGGCGGTGTTTCCGTGGACGGGGCGGTGGTCGCGGTTCGCCCCAGTCTGAATGAGGCCTATTACGGCAAGAAGATGGACGTAACGGATATTTTGGTAAAACCCGCTGCCGAGAGTAAAGCGGCCGCCGGCCTGATCCGGGCGTTGAACAAGGCTGTCGCCAAATAA